tgtgaatgaagaagtgaggattgatattcaagatgccaagGTGAAGACTCAGAATggcgtgaacccgtctagggaacacataatagacatgccggagtcggttgtgcctaaagccaaggctcatttgccaaggccatctccaccttatcctcaaaggctcgtgaagcaaaaaaatgagaatcagtttaaaaagttcattgaaatgatgaagagcttatccattaatgtgcctttggtggaagctcttaaacaaatgtcgggctatgctaaattcatgaatgacttggtgacaaagaaaagatccatggattgtgaaactatcaagatgacccaccctattgcaatagtgcattcaatggccccgaagcttgaagatcctggtgctttcaccattcctttcatcattgggagtgcagactttgctaaggctctatgtgatttaggGGCAAGTATTGACTTAATGCcatactcagttttcaagactttgggtattgggcaaccgaggccgacttctatgagattgcaaatgtcggatagaactatgaagagaccattgggtattattaatgatgttcttgtttggatggacaaatttatcttgccaactgattttgtgatcttggacagtgaggtagattatgaagttccaatcatattgggaaaacctttccttgctactgggaaggccttagttgatgtagaAGTAGAGGAACTCACCTTCcgagtgggtgatgagaaagtggtctttcatgtgtgcaagtcaatgaagtagcccaacagttctgaggtgtgctcttttatAGACCatgtcacggcagtgatagttgatgacacaagtgcaatgatcaatgtggaggaccctctaaaagccgtattgttgaatcttgatataAATGATGATGAAGGCTGAGTGGAGtatgtgaatgctttacatggaatgcgctcttactcttatgagcctaggaaactatctttggatattgagaataggaagactccaccaacaaaaccttcaattgaggaacctccggtgttggagttgaaaccgttgcctccacacctcaggtatgagttcttaggccctagttctactttgccagttattctttcctcttgtcttactaacatgtaggGCATCTGATGCCACATTGGTGGTTCTTCAAAAgaggaaaaaggcaattggatggactttagctgatattcgggggataagccccgcattctataTGCACAAGATTTGTTAGATTGTATGGATCCACCAAatcgtagagtacctggtcctctacaagatttTGCTGAGAGCATTTAgtaaagcagtaagtaaatgaggcagaggattttttacgtggaaaaatcccatacaaggggatcaaaaaaaccacgacctaccttgtaggcttttaacttcactaacttgtaatcttacctgttacaagccactttacaatacttcCTATTGCAAAgtatttactcaactaacttgtggtacctttaccacaagctactttgtgactatcctagttacaaaggctttttctaaattgtgatgctatcaccacaagccactttataattctacgattacaaagacttttccttatgaccaaatctagtcacaacataaactcaacgagtttacagatttacaagaggattcctaatcaggATGCTTCTAGATAAGTGATTTAGGAGATATGGTAAGTACAATAATAAGGTTACAATTCAACTAGGACAGCAAGCAtcaatcttttaggaactggtccgtagttgcgtTCAATCATGTTCTTCAAACTTGAGAggatgatttttctgtttttgcaagaggcttgaatgagaaacagaaaccTTCTAGTAATGCTTTTGTATAAAGCACATAttgtacatcttgatcacataacttgaaatgatgtgagtactttgtttggttagagagtgaGTGGGCTGACAGTGTGGTGCAATGCGACAGAAATAGTGTCGTTGGTCACTTCATTTCCAACTATGTCCaaatgactttgtactgctatgaggaaaccacaaaagcatcaggtccttgtttggttcctAGTTCCTGAAGCTTGTAGCAATTCATCTTTAGCTGAAATCGGTTAACACTTGCAGTGAttcaagtaggtcaggttccctatctggttcttagctataagtttgttagatcatcaaaacatcagGCAAGAGCATTTAAGATCTATCAATTTCTACCTTTTTGAGGATGACAAACTTCAACAATTATAAATCGAAATTGAGGCAGTAGAAACCAAACAACCAGTTTCAAAGAGTTCCCCCTGAGACTATGCCTTATCTTAAAAAATAATAGAGCATAAGAACTAGTTCCCCAATGTGTAATTTCCCCCTTCTGGCATCACTAAAAAGAACAACAGCACAAAGAAGTCCAgctaagctaactcatgccacatatgtgcacacaatcatgaAAAAGAATAGAACATAGAGAGAGAGAGtacgagataaaagaaaaaggattcatattaataatttttaatataCCTCGTCCTTTGAAAAAAGGAAGAAGCTACATTGGACTTGTTCACAGGAGCAGTAGTAGTACATCCCAACCATAAAAAAGGCAAAAAAAACATCCACCAACCATCAACAAaaagacaaagaagaagaaacataTCGAGAcaactggtcactgaaggggttcttagggggcactaggaggaAAAGGCTTGGAAGCTCCAACAAGTGTCTGAAGAACAAGGTCTATTCGGGCGTTTCACCTCATCATTTGACATGGGAACCGCTTGAGCTTGCTGACCCTCCAGGATAGCATTTCTGGCCTTCAATCGACGTATTTCCTTAGCTGCACTATTCTGGGCATTGATGAGCTGAGACACAGTTGAAATACTGCCTACACCCCTATAATTCTCAATACACTCGCACTCTTCCAAGGTTGTCTGAGAGAATGTCTGCTTACGGGTCCCCACTTAACCTATTCCCAGTGGAACCTCAAATAATTTGAACACCTGAGTGAGCAAGAATCCATGGGGAAGcccatgattaccatctttgaAATTGGCCACCTTCTGCATGTGTTCAATCATTATGGCAGGCAGACTCACAGGGTTGAAACTGACCAGTTGCTCCATTAGGTATAGATCAGATTTTGAAGTTATAGACCTCCTTTCTACTCGAGGCAACAGGAGTTTGTTAACCAGCTCAAACAATAGCTGGTAGACAAGAAGTAGTGCTTTCTTATGGATTTGGTCCCCTTTCTTATTAGAATTATCTTTCACCACTGCATTTTTGAAGTTGTACTGACAAACATCTCGTAAACTCGACACCCCAACTGTAGGAACTTGCAAAATTTCTCCAAGCAATTTCACGTCAAAGACAATGTCCACCCCATTGACCAACGCACAAACATGGTCAGTATCGACTGGAAAAAGACTGGCGAAGAAACTCTGTACCTCCTCCTCATTCACTTTAGGGGCATCAATGTAGAATAGATGCATCCATTGTTGAAACTCCACCATTTCCAGAATTTGGCGCATTTCGGCCATCTACGAGATTGTTGGGTCAAACGTATGACCTAGCAGAACTTTTTGATGCCTTAGGCGCTCAGAGCTAAGGCAGACCTCACTTCTTGCTTTCTTTCCAGAACTAGGTTCTTCAACTGTTTCAGACTTGCGTTTCCTATGCTTTTCTCCACTGACTTTGCCTTTCCCCTTGGACTTGACAAGAATATCCTCATCACTCACTACCTCCATCAACTCGGACTTAGAAGTAGACCCTTTCTCCATAGAAAAAAAGTCAGCCTTTTTTGAGGACCGCCTTACAagggaacctggttcctcaggaGTTCCTTCTTCCACCTCCACTACAGGAATAGCTTCATCACTTATAGGTACATCATCCTTCACCagctttcttcttttcttcttactactTTTCTTGCTCTTTTGGAGTGCAGAGTCGTAGGCCACTTTGACTTGAAGCCTGGTAGTAGGCCGCTTAATTTCAAACTCAGGGGTGGAGACAACCCTTCGCTTACTTATGAATGCATCAAGGGCCATGTTGTCTAGGTCGTCTTCATCACTAGATCACATTTCTGGTGCTTGAATTTCCATAGGCACAGCATCGAAGGCAGGAACAACACTTTCCCGGGGATGAGAGTCCTAACCTGGGTCCTCcggagagggatcaggttcctcataTGATGCCTTAGTAGTGTATACTACTGCATCCCCTTCAACAGCCATAATGGCCCTTCTACCCACACGCTTTGTGACTCATGTTTCTAGGAAATAACTTTATGCAATACCCCATCAGCGGATACCACAAACACAACCTTTTCTTCTTCAACTGGTTCTTCCACAACCATGGAGTCAACGGCAATGATGGCGGAGCCTTTTGTGAACTCAGtattttgaccttgttctccacttaAGGTTTGACTGGTGTGGGCAACAGACGACGGAGAAAATGGAACAGTAGTTTCTCAGCTAGATAGATCGGAGAAAATGGGTCAGAGGTGGTTACAGTTGAGGCAGATAGATCGGAAGTTTTCTCAGCCATTGGAAGAAGTGGTGTGATGATCCTTTCCTTTTGGATGAGTCTAGAATAAGGGCCTATGGTTAAGAAGGACAAAAGAGAGGGGTTTTTAAACggagaggataattatgaaggGAGAAGAATAGGCATCGGTTCTAAAACGACAGTTGGGCGTGGAGAATTGTGATGTTTCAGAGGTGGAACATTTTGAATTGAAGGGACATGACAGCCGAATCTGAAAATTTGATGACATGGCAGTTGCATTTTGTACcttttaagatgtgtattaaaggATGCATagaactactaacctttagtacaagaacctggttcttgaaaaaacattttcttcaagccttttttgaaaagaattaataCTCTTTTATTAGTCATGTACTGCATCTACTGCTTCTATGCTTATCATGCATGTctacctgcaacggtattgaagtgagttagacaggGCCAAAAAAAACTTTGAACTAATTATTTCTTAAGAATACGAGCCAGCTAAAGAGGAATTAGGTTCTTAATTTGGCTTCAACAGTCCCagctttactctgtttctttcaaactGTTCCCTACTCAATGGCTTGGTGaaaatgtctgcaatttgatcttctgtgctgCAAAACTTCATgcatatcaaccctttctccacattatCTCTCAGAAAATGATGCCCCGCATCAATATGTTTGGTCCTTTTATGTTGAACTAGATTCTTTGCCAtattgagtgcactggtgttgtcacatagGAGAGGCACACTCTCAGTGAGAACTCCTTAATCTTCCAACTGCTGCTTGATCCACAGAAGCTAAGCACAGTAGGATGTTGCAgctacatattcagcttcagctgttgaaagagccactgaattttgTTTCCTTGTCccccaagagataagacatgatCTTAAGAAGTGAGCCATCCCAGAAGTGCTTTTTCTGTCCACAAAATAGCCTGCATAGTctgcatcagcatacccaatcagattaaaactgtcacctgatGGATAATATAGCACCAGGTCCTGCgtgcctttgagatatctcagtattcttttggcagccttcaagtgatattccttgggatttgattgaaacctcaCACATAGCCCTACGCTAAAGACAATATCAGGTCGACTGGCAGTGAGATAGAGGAGAGACCCAATGATGCCTCTATACATtgtttgattcacaggagatctagtttcatccatgtccagtcgagtggcaGTTGCAGTGGGAGTGTCTATCACTTTTGATACTTCCATGTCAAACCTGTTTAAGAGTTTCTTGATGTATTTTTGTAGACAAATGGAAGTATCCTTTggggactgttttacttgaagGCCCAGGAAGAAGTTTaattcccccatcatgctcatttca
This sequence is a window from Nicotiana sylvestris chromosome 3, ASM39365v2, whole genome shotgun sequence. Protein-coding genes within it:
- the LOC104249389 gene encoding secreted RxLR effector protein 161-like codes for the protein MGELNFFLGLQVKQSPKDTSICLQKYIKKLLNRFDMEVSKVIDTPTATATRLDMDETRSPVNQTMYRGIIGSLLYLTASRPDIVFSVGLCVRFQSNPKEYHLKAAKRILRYLKGTQDLVLYYPSGDSFNLIGYADADYAGYFVDRKSTSGMAHFLRSCLISWGTRKQNSVALSTAEAEYVAATSYCA